CTTGTTCATTGACAACAAGAAACGCATCTGGACAGGAGCCCGTGATAATAGCATCTCTATTTACGACCCGCAACTAAAGTTTATTCAACGATTTAAGTCGGGCAAAGTATACGCCATCATGCAGGATCAGAAGAAAAACTTCTGGATCTCTACCAAAGGGCAAGGGCTGAGCAATGCAATAGAAACCGCTCCGGGCAAATTTCAGTTTAAACAATACACCAGTAATATAAATAACCGCTACAGCCTTAGCAGTAATTACATCTACTATACTTTTCAGGACAGCAAAAAAAGAATATGGGTGGCAACCTATGGCGGCGGACTCAATTTAATGGAGTGCATGCCCGATGGTTCCCTGCATTTTATAAACTATAGAAACCGACTGAAAAAATATCCCATCGAGCACTTTTATAAAGTGAGACACATCACGGAAGATCAGAAAGGGCGCATCTGGGTTTCAACCACAGCCGGCATCCTCTATTTCGACGGATCATTCAGAAAACCGGAAGAGATCACCTTTCATACCATCTGCCGCGAGCAAAGCAATGTAAACAGTTTGAGTAACAACGATGTACAGATGGTGAAATGCATGAACAACGGAAATATCTTTGCCATTACCTATGGTGGGGGACTCAACGAACTCATCCCCACAGGAAGCAATTCCTTTACTTGCAAATCATTTACTCAGAAAAACGGACTCAGCTCTGACATCATCTATTCCATGCAAGAAGACAAGAGGGGAAATCTGTGGCTGGCAACAGGAGGAGGTCTGGTTAAATTTATAGCCACCCGGGAGCAGATTCAGTATCCAAACGAACATATTGCTTTCAACGTACATTTCAGTGAAGGCATGGGGGCCACAGATGGGAAACAGATCTATTTCGGAACCAATAAGGGATTGTTGTATTTTACTCCGGAAAGAATCCACAAAATAAGCTTTATACCCCGCATATTCTTCAACTCCGTATGGGTAAACAATCAGGAACAAAACTCAAAGCAGCATAATGACATCATCACAATTAATCACGGCAACATCTCCCACCTCACATTGCCACCCAACAACCACTCGCTGAGAATTGGCTTTTCTGCGCTCGACATGACCAATACGGAATATACCCAGTACGCCTACATGCTCCAGGGATTCGACAAGACATACCGCCTCACGGATAACGGACGGGAAGCAAACTATACTAATTTGCCTCCGGGAAAGTACATTTTCCGCATCAAGTCTACCAACAACGAAGGCGTATGGGTGAATAACGAACGTATTTTATCCATTGAAGTACAACCAGCTTTCAACGAAACCACTTTTGCCCATGTGCTTTACATATTCCTGTCGTTGGCCTTCATTATTGGCGGGGTTTATATCTACACCGTGTTCTACAAAATGAAGCAGCAGGTAAAGAACGAAGAATACATAGCAGAACAAAAGCTGAGCTTCTTTACTAATGTATCGCACGAACTGCGCACACCGCTTACGCTTATTACCGGACCGCTGGAGCTTATTCTCACAAACGAAGAGCTACCAGATAAGGTAAAGGATTCACTCAATACCATGAAAAAAAACAGCGATCGCATGCAGCGCCTTGTGGGACAGATACTGGATATCAGCAAATTGCAGGAAAACAGGATGAAGCTCCGCATTCAGCATACAGATATTGTTAAGTTCACAGAAGAGATGATCCATTGCTTTGAAGCACTTGCCACAGAGCGCCACATAAATCTTACGTTCACTTCCGAACCGGCGGTCTGCCACATCTGGGTTGACACGGACCACATGGAAAAAATTATATTTAACCTGCTGTCCAACGCATTCAAATACACTCCCAATGGAAAAAATATAAATATATACCTGTTGGAAAGCAATGATTCGGTAACCATCCGCATCACCGACCAGGGCATAGGTATTCCGAAAGAGAAGCAAAAATCTATTTTCAACCGGTTCGAGAATCTGGTGCAGAACAATATACACAGCACTCTGAGCACAGGTATCGGACTGGCATTGGTCAAAGAACTGGTAGCCATGCACCACGGCGAAATTTCTGTAGAGAGCGAGCCGGGCAAAGGAAGCAGTTTCTCCATCCGTTTACTGAAAGGAATGACACACTATCCGGCCGAAACAGAGTATATATTATCCGATCTGCAGGAGGAAACAGAAACAGTCCACACATCAGCAACCGAAGAAGAGCCGTTTGGTTATGACGATACAGAAATGCAACTCATGCTCATCGTAGAAGACAATCACGAGTTGAGAGCATTTATCAGACAAGTATTCGAGGGGAAATTCAGGATACTCGAAGCACAAAACGGAAGCGAAGGACTAAGCAAAGCATTCTCTTACCTGCCCGACATTATCATTACAGACATCATGATGCCGGTAATGGATGGCATGCAAATGCTCACCAAACTGAGAAACGACGAGCGCACATCTCACATACCGGCTGTGGTTTTAACCGCCAAAGCCGATATGAACAGCATTCTCACCGGGGTACAGACCGGTGCCGACGATTATATTGTTAAACCGTTCAGCGTAAATTATCTGCAGGTAAAAATTAAAAGCATCTTAAATGAGCGAAAAAAAATGCAGACATTCTACAGTCATAACGTTAGTTGTATTCCTGCCGGAAATGAGCAGGATAATACTCCGAAAGAGGTCATCACTTTGCTGTCAGAAAAAGACAAAGAGTTCCTGGATAAACTGTCTGCAATCATGGAAGAGCAGATGAACAATCCCGACCTGAACATAGATTACCTTGTGAGCTGTTTCAATCTGAGCCGCACCAACTTCTTCCACAAGCTGAAATCACTGACAGGTCTTTCACCCATTCTGTACATCAAGGAAGCACGGATGCAGAAAGCAGCCCGTCTGGTAAAGGA
This genomic interval from uncultured Bacteroides sp. contains the following:
- a CDS encoding two-component regulator propeller domain-containing protein, with protein sequence MKKLSNIKTILFIILSCLFIYNAPVIATNIPDKYSVTYFSAKNGVEDGLVNHIIQDHKGLLWFATWNGLYRFDGYVFKNYKSSIEDKKGLTNDRLLHIDEDKYGYIWVLCYDSTGYRFNPGKELFEPIEEGIRNKYRSIRVLPNGTSWLLRTDGTAVRATTNPHTCKLTLKSYSASRGTLPGGKIQTVFMDSEQYEWILTDKGLYKLHGSVLTTMIRRKTATGKTLGFYSATGHNGEVLFGAGSGQVFKYTMKERKITSMQLPTTARIISILKHRQQTAYITDRDGLFITNTEHSLPRHFSLNGVKKLKSTVIESAHITRNGLIWLTHPQPGVTLFDTQAGQLRFTSISDELGNPLNTETGFFTIEDKNGFLWIHPKGGGFSYYDSQSKKLVPFNTTDKQVKWKSNDRCFAALADKQGNLWMSTQLDRLKRITFFPNKFHIYTPNNSDIELPDNEIRALFIDNKKRIWTGARDNSISIYDPQLKFIQRFKSGKVYAIMQDQKKNFWISTKGQGLSNAIETAPGKFQFKQYTSNINNRYSLSSNYIYYTFQDSKKRIWVATYGGGLNLMECMPDGSLHFINYRNRLKKYPIEHFYKVRHITEDQKGRIWVSTTAGILYFDGSFRKPEEITFHTICREQSNVNSLSNNDVQMVKCMNNGNIFAITYGGGLNELIPTGSNSFTCKSFTQKNGLSSDIIYSMQEDKRGNLWLATGGGLVKFIATREQIQYPNEHIAFNVHFSEGMGATDGKQIYFGTNKGLLYFTPERIHKISFIPRIFFNSVWVNNQEQNSKQHNDIITINHGNISHLTLPPNNHSLRIGFSALDMTNTEYTQYAYMLQGFDKTYRLTDNGREANYTNLPPGKYIFRIKSTNNEGVWVNNERILSIEVQPAFNETTFAHVLYIFLSLAFIIGGVYIYTVFYKMKQQVKNEEYIAEQKLSFFTNVSHELRTPLTLITGPLELILTNEELPDKVKDSLNTMKKNSDRMQRLVGQILDISKLQENRMKLRIQHTDIVKFTEEMIHCFEALATERHINLTFTSEPAVCHIWVDTDHMEKIIFNLLSNAFKYTPNGKNINIYLLESNDSVTIRITDQGIGIPKEKQKSIFNRFENLVQNNIHSTLSTGIGLALVKELVAMHHGEISVESEPGKGSSFSIRLLKGMTHYPAETEYILSDLQEETETVHTSATEEEPFGYDDTEMQLMLIVEDNHELRAFIRQVFEGKFRILEAQNGSEGLSKAFSYLPDIIITDIMMPVMDGMQMLTKLRNDERTSHIPAVVLTAKADMNSILTGVQTGADDYIVKPFSVNYLQVKIKSILNERKKMQTFYSHNVSCIPAGNEQDNTPKEVITLLSEKDKEFLDKLSAIMEEQMNNPDLNIDYLVSCFNLSRTNFFHKLKSLTGLSPILYIKEARMQKAARLVKEKEYSIAEVAYMVGFSDPHYFSKCFKSFWGVNATDFARQQGNINSFSYISVPLKMGRY